Proteins encoded by one window of Lathyrus oleraceus cultivar Zhongwan6 chromosome 1, CAAS_Psat_ZW6_1.0, whole genome shotgun sequence:
- the LOC127115821 gene encoding beta-galactosidase-like produces MGSLSCYNIILMSIIMLHSCFAIEVSYDSKALIINGERRLIFSGAIHYPRSTVEMWPDLIQKAKDGGLDAIETYIFWDRHEPVQREYNFSGNLDFVKFFKLIQEAGLYAIMRIGPYACAEWNYGGIPVWLHNIPGIELRTDNMVYKNEMQIFTTKIVNVAKEANLFASQGGPILLAQIENEYGDIMWNYKDAGKTYVKWCAQMALAQNIGVPWIMCQQPDAPQPIINTCNGYYCHNFKPNNPKSPKMFTENWIGWFQKWGEKVPHRSAEDSAFSVARFFQNGGVLNNYYMYHGGTNFGRTAGGPYITTSYDYDAPIDEYGNLNQPKWGHLKQLHAAIKLGENVLTNYTSINDKDLGNGITLTTYSNSNGARFCFLSNNDTSKDANVDLQNDGKYFIPAWSVTILNGCNKEIFNTAKVNSQTSIMVKRSGDNSSNGLTWKWKMEPKKDTLNGKGNIKAHELLEQKELTLDASDYLWYMTSVDINDTSIWSNATLSVNTMGHTLHGYVNRKYIGYQFSQWGNKFTYETKVSLKNGTNIITLLSATVGLANYGAWFDEIKTGISGGTVQLIGKNNVTMDLSTNLWSYKVGLNGERKRLYDLQSHVGVSWNTNSPNIPIGKPMTWYKSEFKAPVGTNPIVVDFQGLGKGHAWVNGHSIGRYWPSWITTTNGCSDTCDYRGKYVKEKCNTNCGGPSQRWYHVPRSFLNDNMNTLVLFEEIGGNPQSVQFQTVTIGTICANVYEGSQLELSCQNGQVISQIQFASFGNPQGQCGSFKKGSWEATDSQSVVEAACIGKTNCGFIVTKEMFSVPFGVTNSTARLAVQVTC; encoded by the coding sequence ATGGGTTCATTATCCTGTTATAACATTATCTTAATGAGTATAATTATGTTGCACTCATGTTTTGCCATAGAGGTTTCTTATGATTCAAAAGCTCTCATTATCAATGGAGAAAGACGTCTTATTTTTTCAGGTGCAATCCATTATCCAAGAAGCACCGTGGAAATGTGGCCTGACCTTATTCAAAAGGCCAAAGATGGTGGCCTTGATGCCATTGAAACTTATATATTTTGGGATCGTCACGAACCTGTTCAACGTGAATATAATTTCTCAGGAAATTTGGATTTTGTCAAATTTTTCAAGCTTATCCAAGAAGCTGGACTATATGCCATTATGAGGATTGGTCCTTATGCATGTGCGGAATGGAACTACGGAGGGATCCCAGTGTGGCTTCACAATATTCCTGGGATTGAGTTAAGGACAGATAATATGGTTTACAAGAACGAAATGCAAATTTTTACGACAAAGATCGTGAATGTGGCAAAAGAAGCAAATTTATTTGCATCACAAGGAGGTCCCATTCTTCTAGCTCAAATTGAGAATGAATATGGAGATATCATGTGGAATTACAAAGATGCAGGGAAGACATACGTTAAATGGTGTGCTCAGATGGCTCTAGCACAAAACATTGGGGTTCCATGGATCATGTGTCAGCAACCTGATGCTCCTCAACCTATCATCAATACTTGCAATGGATACTATTGTCATAATTTTAAACCCAATAACCCAAAAAGTCCTAAAATGTTCACTGAAAATTGGATTGGTTGGTTCCAAAAATGGGGTGAAAAGGTTCCCCATAGAAGTGCTGAAGATTCAGCTTTCTCAGTTGCACGCTTTTTCCAAAATGGAGGTGTCTTAAACAACTACTACATGTACCATGGAGGAACCAACTTTGGCCGCACAGCAGGTGGACCATATATCACAACATCTTATGACTATGATGCACCAATTGACGAGTATGGGAATTTGAATCAACCAAAATGGGGACATCTTAAGCAACTTCATGCAGCAATTAAATTGGGTGAAAATGTTCTTACAAATTATACATCAATAAATGATAAGGATCTGGGAAATGGAATCACACTTACAACATACTCTAATTCCAATGGCGCAAGATTTTGTTTCCTGAGCAATAATGACACTAGCAAAGATGCAAATGTTGACTTACAAAATGATGGTAAATACTTTATTCCTGCCTGGTCCGTCACCATTCTTAATGGATGCAACAAAGAAATTTTCAATACAGCAAAGGTTAACAGTCAAACCTCAATAATGGTGAAAAGGAGTGGTGATAATAGTTCTAATGGACTCACATGGAAATGGAAAATGGAGCCAAAGAAAGACACCTTGAATGGAAAGGGAAATATTAAAGCACACGAGCTTTTGGAGCAGAAGGAACTAACCTTGGATGCTAGTGACTATTTATGGTACATGACTAGTGTTGACATCAATGACACTTCAATTTGGAGTAATGCGACTCTCAGTGTGAATACTATGGGCCATACACTTCATGGTTATGTTAATAGGAAGTATATAGGATACCAATTTAGCCAATGGGGAAATAAATTCACTTATGAAACGAAAGTTTCTTTGAAGAATGGAACAAACATTATAACTTTGCTTAGTGCCACCGTCGGGCTTGCAAATTATGGTGCATGGTTTGACGAGATAAAAACGGGCATTTCAGGTGGCACTGTTCAATTGATTGGAAAAAATAATGTTACTATGGATTTGTCAACTAACCTTTGGTCTTATAAGGTTGGTTTGAATGGTGAGAGGAAACGTTTATATGATTTGCAATCACATGTCGGTGTGTCATGGAACACTAATTCACCTAATATTCCTATTGGGAAACCTATGACTTGGTATAAGTCAGAGTTTAAAGCTCCAGTTGGAACAAACCCTATTGTGGTGGACTTCCAAGGCCTAGGTAAAGGACATGCTTGGGTGAATGGACATAGCATTGGTCGTTATTGGCCTTCTTGGATTACAACTACAAATGGATGCAGTGACACGTGCGATTATCGTGGAAAATATGTAAAGGAAAAGTGCAACACCAATTGTGGAGGTCCATCACAAAGGTGGTATCATGTACCAAGGTCATTCTTGAATGATAACATGAACACATTGGTTTTATTTGAAGAAATAGGTGGTAATCCTCAAAGTGTTCAGTTCCAAACGGTGACAATAGGAACTATTTGTGCTAATGTATATGAAGGCTCACAACTAGAACTATCATGCCAAAATGGACAAGTAATTTCACAAATCCAGTTTGCTAGCTTTGGAAATCCACAAGGTCAATGTGGTTCTTT